The following are encoded in a window of Deinococcus fonticola genomic DNA:
- a CDS encoding secondary thiamine-phosphate synthase enzyme YjbQ — translation MWIQHPLTLPAMRRGFHLITREVVAAVPELTQVQVGLLHVFIQHTSASLTLNENASPDVRRDFERYFNRAVPDAWPDFEHTLEGSDDMAAHIKASVLGPGLTLPVQAGRLALGRWQGIYLCEHRDHSGPRRLVLTLQGE, via the coding sequence ATGTGGATTCAACACCCCTTGACGCTGCCGGCCATGCGGCGCGGGTTTCACCTGATTACCCGCGAAGTCGTGGCCGCCGTGCCGGAGTTGACGCAGGTGCAGGTCGGGCTCCTTCACGTTTTCATTCAGCACACCTCGGCCAGCCTGACCTTGAACGAGAATGCCAGCCCGGACGTGCGCCGGGATTTCGAGCGGTACTTCAACCGCGCTGTGCCGGACGCCTGGCCCGACTTCGAGCACACGCTGGAAGGATCGGACGACATGGCCGCGCACATCAAGGCCAGCGTGCTGGGGCCAGGGCTCACGCTGCCGGTGCAAGCGGGGCGGCTGGCACTGGGAAGGTGGCAGGGAATCTACCTGTGCGAGCACCGCGACCACAGCGGGCCGCGCCGCCTGGTGCTGACCTTGCAGGGCGAGTGA
- a CDS encoding DUF4403 family protein — protein sequence MPCAEALSSVTLPITVPLAGVQAAANARVPAEFARVDQEQSFLGGLVSVKLAGTVTRTGAVTVKPDGDALLVSVPIRADMHAAPGGVGSVLARDFGGSASVTLRLKPFVTPDWEAGADIKGEYAWTDPLSVELTPGVKVSVQSLVDGQVRTQLDRVAADVARAVREGAQLRQRAGTLWARVQQPWTLPAPQPAYALVKPVNVTVTPFRFTPDALKLTVGTTFNLQAGLGRTPAVTSTPLPALKIRDILPEGVDLTVPVVLPFVELSRAASAYAAREAVTLPLPTRPTVQVTRVTVKPAGSKLLVAVQVMVRGPLGLKVNATLDVTGTPKLDAGGRVVTLEGVSVRTRREGLTGTVISLLADARAQAYVTRAARFDLTPQLEQARAQAQARLPMTPTPGLQLGGTVGPLKLSGLSVQPSALVVQAAASGQLQVKVDAGAMR from the coding sequence ATGCCCTGTGCCGAGGCGCTTTCCAGCGTGACCCTGCCCATCACCGTGCCGCTCGCGGGCGTGCAGGCGGCGGCCAACGCGCGTGTTCCGGCGGAATTTGCGCGGGTCGATCAGGAGCAGTCCTTCCTGGGCGGGCTGGTGAGCGTAAAACTTGCGGGCACCGTCACGCGAACCGGGGCCGTTACCGTGAAACCGGACGGCGACGCGCTGCTGGTCAGCGTGCCCATCCGGGCCGACATGCACGCGGCGCCGGGCGGGGTGGGTTCGGTGCTGGCGCGTGACTTTGGTGGCAGCGCCAGTGTGACCCTGCGCCTGAAACCGTTCGTGACGCCCGACTGGGAGGCGGGGGCCGACATCAAAGGGGAGTATGCCTGGACAGACCCGCTAAGTGTGGAACTGACGCCGGGCGTAAAGGTCAGCGTGCAGTCGCTGGTCGACGGCCAGGTGCGCACGCAACTCGACCGGGTGGCGGCGGACGTGGCGCGGGCGGTGCGGGAGGGAGCGCAGCTCCGGCAGCGGGCGGGCACCCTGTGGGCCAGGGTGCAGCAACCCTGGACGCTGCCTGCCCCGCAACCCGCCTACGCGCTGGTCAAACCCGTGAACGTCACGGTGACGCCTTTTCGCTTCACGCCAGACGCCCTGAAACTCACGGTGGGAACGACCTTCAACCTGCAAGCCGGGCTGGGCCGCACTCCGGCCGTCACGTCCACCCCACTGCCGGCCCTGAAAATCCGGGACATCCTTCCCGAAGGCGTCGACTTGACCGTTCCCGTGGTGCTTCCCTTCGTGGAACTGTCGCGCGCCGCCAGCGCTTACGCCGCCCGCGAAGCCGTGACGCTGCCCCTGCCCACCCGCCCGACCGTGCAGGTCACCCGCGTAACAGTCAAACCGGCGGGTTCAAAACTCCTGGTGGCCGTACAGGTGATGGTGCGCGGCCCGCTGGGCCTGAAAGTGAACGCCACCCTGGACGTGACCGGAACGCCGAAACTCGACGCCGGCGGGCGCGTGGTGACGCTGGAAGGCGTGAGCGTCCGCACGCGCCGCGAGGGCCTGACCGGCACGGTCATCTCGCTGCTGGCCGACGCCCGTGCCCAGGCTTATGTGACCCGCGCGGCCCGCTTCGACCTGACGCCCCAGCTGGAGCAGGCCAGAGCGCAGGCGCAGGCCAGACTTCCTATGACGCCCACACCGGGCCTGCAACTGGGCGGCACGGTGGGGCCGCTCAAACTCAGCGGCCTGAGCGTGCAGCCCAGCGCTCTGGTCGTGCAGGCCGCCGCCAGCGGACAGCTTCAGGTGAAGGTGGATGCTGGGGCTATGCGGTAA
- a CDS encoding response regulator transcription factor — translation MRLVIADDHPLFRMGLKYALMQQGFDVVAEAADGPSALDACRTYQPDAALLDVKMPGMTGIEVCDRLRITAPRVVSILITTFAEPAIVQAARAAGAKGYVSKETDPESLARQLRDIIAHPEIDRLPQVNVPRLTPRESEVLPLLAQGYSNKEIARSLGVSPDTVKDHLARLYAKLDARDRTEAVGRARTIGLLS, via the coding sequence ATGAGACTCGTTATTGCCGATGATCACCCGCTGTTCCGCATGGGCCTGAAGTACGCCCTGATGCAGCAGGGTTTCGACGTGGTGGCCGAGGCCGCCGACGGCCCCAGCGCCCTGGACGCCTGCCGCACCTACCAGCCCGACGCGGCCCTGCTGGACGTGAAAATGCCCGGCATGACCGGCATCGAGGTCTGCGACCGCCTGCGCATCACCGCGCCGCGCGTGGTCAGCATCCTGATCACCACCTTCGCCGAGCCGGCCATCGTGCAGGCCGCCCGCGCCGCCGGGGCCAAGGGGTACGTCAGCAAGGAGACCGACCCCGAGAGCCTGGCCCGGCAACTGCGCGACATCATTGCCCACCCGGAAATCGACCGCCTGCCGCAGGTGAACGTGCCGCGCCTGACCCCCCGCGAAAGCGAGGTGCTGCCGCTGCTGGCCCAGGGCTACTCGAACAAGGAGATTGCCCGCAGCCTGGGCGTCAGCCCCGACACCGTGAAAGACCACCTGGCGCGCCTGTACGCCAAACTGGACGCCCGTGACCGCACCGAGGCGGTGGGCCGCGCCCGCACCATCGGCCTGCTGAGCTGA
- a CDS encoding neutral zinc metallopeptidase — protein MDWQNLPSGGNIEDRRGAGGLPGGGLAVGGIGGLILTLIAMFFGIDPGVITGGGSQAPQQTQAPSPANTNTEEYQFVDRIMASNDQVWSGVFQQAGREFQEPTLVLYSGGTRSGCGTANSAVGPFYCPLDSKIYLDTSFFNTMSSRLGGGGTFAYSYVIAHEYGHHIQNELGIADQVERKQQSARSEAEANSYSVRLELQADCFAGVWGNQTQAQTKITQQDVQQAVSTAEAIGDDTLTRGAVRPDSFTHGTSQQRVNWFMTGLKSGNPNSCDTFNVAYNQL, from the coding sequence ATGGATTGGCAAAACTTACCGAGCGGGGGAAACATCGAGGATCGTCGCGGCGCAGGCGGATTGCCCGGCGGGGGGCTGGCCGTCGGCGGCATTGGCGGCCTGATTCTGACCCTCATTGCCATGTTCTTCGGCATCGACCCGGGCGTCATCACGGGCGGCGGCAGCCAGGCCCCGCAGCAAACGCAGGCGCCGTCGCCGGCCAACACCAACACCGAGGAGTACCAGTTCGTCGACCGCATCATGGCCAGCAACGATCAGGTGTGGTCGGGTGTTTTTCAGCAGGCCGGGCGTGAATTTCAGGAGCCCACGCTGGTGCTGTACAGCGGCGGCACGCGCAGCGGGTGCGGGACGGCCAACAGCGCCGTGGGGCCGTTCTACTGCCCGCTGGACAGCAAGATTTACCTGGACACCAGTTTCTTCAACACCATGAGCAGTCGCCTGGGGGGCGGCGGCACCTTCGCCTACTCCTACGTGATCGCGCACGAGTACGGGCACCACATTCAGAACGAGCTGGGCATTGCCGATCAGGTGGAGCGCAAGCAGCAGAGCGCCCGCAGCGAGGCGGAAGCGAACAGTTACAGCGTGCGGCTGGAGTTGCAGGCCGACTGCTTCGCGGGCGTGTGGGGCAACCAGACCCAGGCCCAGACGAAGATCACGCAGCAGGACGTGCAGCAGGCGGTCAGCACCGCCGAGGCGATCGGGGACGACACCCTGACGCGCGGCGCCGTCAGGCCGGATTCGTTCACGCACGGCACCAGCCAGCAGCGCGTGAACTGGTTCATGACCGGCCTCAAGAGCGGCAACCCGAACTCGTGCGACACCTTCAACGTCGCTTACAACCAGTTGTAA
- a CDS encoding sensor histidine kinase, with the protein MSSPTGPDPAAPTGSGLGRLSLRTQFTAVIFLLAFLPNLGVTLMSPLRLSLLNLLWILLVGVLSAIMGYFLSGALLQPVSRLEAEVKRRDFGEAHPDDPSEVRSLRAAFTGLLGRLGTEQARRNAFMATLVHDLKTPIIATGHLTHALTTLPLPDAERREVGAHIQAETARLLALVQQMADAHRFERDDLTLNRQPTDLRALLDDIVRRFAGRAEAAGLHLSACGGGHALTDAAVLERAVSNLVENALRYARRTVVLCAGHEGLCVADDGPGLDLPLDKLAQPFNAQPAIIAGQQFTAGTAGLGLFIARRIAEAHGGQLRYTRLPEVGSATSSHPPLEHADTEPAPVPFTHLTITLPEVTP; encoded by the coding sequence ATGAGTTCGCCGACCGGGCCAGACCCTGCCGCGCCCACTGGCAGCGGCCTGGGCCGGCTGTCGCTGCGAACACAGTTCACCGCCGTGATCTTCCTGCTGGCGTTCCTGCCCAACCTGGGCGTCACGCTGATGTCTCCGCTCAGGCTGAGCCTGCTGAACCTGCTGTGGATCCTGCTGGTCGGTGTCCTCAGCGCCATCATGGGCTATTTCCTGAGTGGGGCGCTGCTGCAACCCGTCAGCCGGCTGGAAGCGGAAGTCAAGCGCCGTGACTTTGGTGAAGCGCACCCCGACGACCCCAGCGAGGTGCGTTCGCTGCGGGCCGCCTTCACGGGCCTGCTGGGCCGCCTGGGCACCGAACAGGCGCGCCGCAACGCCTTCATGGCGACCCTGGTGCACGACCTGAAAACGCCCATCATCGCCACCGGACACCTGACCCACGCCCTGACCACGCTGCCGCTGCCGGACGCGGAGCGGCGCGAGGTGGGGGCGCACATTCAGGCGGAAACGGCGCGCCTGCTGGCGCTGGTGCAGCAGATGGCCGATGCCCACCGCTTCGAGCGCGACGACCTTACCCTGAACCGCCAGCCCACCGATCTGCGCGCCCTGCTGGACGACATCGTGCGCCGCTTCGCGGGCCGCGCTGAGGCGGCTGGCCTGCACCTCAGCGCCTGCGGCGGCGGTCACGCGCTGACCGACGCGGCGGTGCTGGAACGCGCCGTGTCAAATCTGGTCGAGAACGCCCTGCGCTACGCCCGCCGCACGGTTGTCCTGTGCGCCGGCCACGAGGGCCTGTGCGTCGCGGACGACGGGCCGGGCCTCGACCTGCCGCTGGACAAGCTGGCCCAGCCCTTCAACGCCCAGCCGGCCATCATCGCCGGGCAGCAGTTCACCGCCGGCACCGCCGGCCTGGGCCTCTTTATCGCGCGCCGCATCGCCGAGGCTCACGGGGGGCAACTCAGGTACACCCGCCTCCCTGAGGTTGGGTCTGCCACGTCAAGCCATCCCCCGCTGGAACACGCCGACACTGAACCTGCGCCCGTTCCCTTCACCCACCTGACGATTACCCTTCCGGAGGTCACCCCATGA
- a CDS encoding menaquinone biosynthesis decarboxylase → MAFPDIQSFVRLLEDRGELVRVSTPVSRELEITEIADRLVKAGGPAVLFENVRGSEFPLAIGLLGTRERVALSLGVSDLDDLAAKVRHLIDLKGSGGLMGMLGNLPKLRDAMNLPPRRVKAAPVQEVVWRGDEVDLGKLPILKCWPLDGGPFVTLPLVITNDPETGERNMGMYRMQVMSKNTTGMHWQRHKTGTRHLEKAKKKGERLEVAVAIGGDPALIYAATAPLPPIPGLNEFALAGYLRGERYPVVKGVTVDLEVPANAEFILEGYVDPNEPWVEEGPFGDHTGFYTLPDQYPLFHVTAVTMRKNPVYPATIVGRPPMEDAYLIEASERLFLPAAQTILPEIVDYHMPPAGVAHNLVVVSIKKEFPGQAYKVANGLFGLGQMMFAKVIVVVDEDVKVNDMDAVWKEVTQKAVPGRDTLTGRGPTDVLDHSSRGWGYGGKLIIDATTKRPEEIGSPKSSRDEQAQDTALDIFLPSAETDLPAFEGVLAQRQTDDGYWIVVLNKRRAGQSRELAEAFARHSAADGVRHLLICDEETDVNDLNDVWWTILNNIDPERDVWTVPDAGGGLLAWDGARKLHSEGFVREWPPKIVMDRAVRERVDALWHVYGLPEQGR, encoded by the coding sequence ATGGCTTTTCCTGACATTCAATCGTTCGTCCGTCTGCTGGAAGACCGCGGTGAGCTGGTGCGCGTATCCACCCCTGTTTCACGCGAGCTGGAGATCACCGAGATCGCCGACCGGCTGGTGAAGGCCGGCGGCCCGGCAGTCCTGTTCGAGAACGTGCGCGGCAGCGAGTTTCCCCTGGCAATCGGGCTGCTGGGAACGCGCGAGCGCGTGGCCCTGAGCCTGGGCGTCAGCGACCTGGACGACCTGGCCGCCAAGGTTCGCCACCTGATCGACCTGAAAGGGTCAGGCGGCCTGATGGGCATGCTGGGCAACCTCCCGAAGTTGCGCGACGCCATGAACCTGCCCCCCAGGCGCGTGAAGGCGGCCCCGGTGCAGGAGGTGGTGTGGCGCGGGGATGAGGTCGACCTGGGCAAACTCCCAATCCTGAAGTGCTGGCCGCTGGACGGTGGGCCGTTCGTGACCCTGCCGCTGGTAATTACCAACGACCCCGAGACGGGGGAACGCAACATGGGCATGTACCGCATGCAGGTCATGAGCAAAAATACCACCGGCATGCACTGGCAACGGCACAAAACCGGAACCCGTCACCTGGAGAAGGCGAAGAAGAAGGGGGAACGGCTGGAAGTGGCCGTGGCGATTGGCGGTGACCCGGCCCTGATCTACGCGGCGACGGCCCCGCTGCCGCCCATTCCGGGCCTGAACGAGTTCGCCCTGGCCGGCTACCTGCGCGGCGAACGCTACCCGGTGGTGAAGGGCGTGACCGTCGATCTGGAAGTGCCGGCCAACGCCGAGTTCATTCTGGAAGGCTATGTCGACCCGAACGAACCCTGGGTGGAAGAAGGGCCTTTCGGGGATCACACCGGGTTTTACACGCTGCCCGACCAGTACCCGCTGTTCCATGTGACCGCCGTGACCATGCGCAAAAACCCGGTTTACCCGGCGACCATCGTGGGCCGCCCCCCCATGGAGGACGCCTACCTGATCGAAGCGTCCGAGCGGCTGTTCCTGCCCGCCGCGCAGACCATCCTGCCGGAGATCGTGGATTACCACATGCCGCCCGCCGGGGTGGCGCACAACCTGGTGGTGGTCAGCATCAAAAAGGAATTCCCCGGTCAGGCGTACAAGGTCGCCAACGGCCTCTTCGGTCTGGGGCAGATGATGTTTGCCAAGGTCATTGTGGTGGTGGACGAGGACGTGAAGGTGAACGACATGGACGCGGTGTGGAAGGAAGTCACCCAGAAGGCGGTGCCGGGGCGCGACACCCTGACCGGACGCGGCCCCACCGACGTGCTCGACCATTCCAGCCGCGGCTGGGGCTACGGCGGCAAGCTGATTATCGACGCCACCACCAAACGCCCCGAGGAGATCGGCAGCCCCAAGAGCAGCCGCGACGAGCAGGCACAGGACACCGCGCTGGACATCTTCCTGCCCAGCGCCGAAACGGACTTGCCGGCCTTCGAGGGCGTGCTGGCCCAGCGCCAGACCGACGACGGCTACTGGATCGTCGTGCTGAACAAACGCCGCGCCGGGCAGAGCCGCGAACTCGCCGAGGCCTTCGCGCGCCACTCCGCCGCCGACGGCGTGCGCCACCTGCTGATCTGTGACGAAGAAACCGACGTGAACGACCTGAACGACGTGTGGTGGACGATCCTGAACAACATCGACCCAGAACGCGACGTGTGGACGGTGCCGGACGCGGGGGGCGGCCTGCTGGCCTGGGATGGCGCCCGGAAACTGCACAGTGAAGGGTTTGTGCGCGAGTGGCCGCCTAAAATCGTGATGGACAGGGCCGTGCGCGAACGGGTGGACGCCCTGTGGCACGTCTACGGGCTGCCGGAGCAGGGACGGTAA